The sequence CTGAGGGGTCAGTCGAGGAGGTTGTTCgggtacggtgggtgtgggtgcgtgtcgtgtcgttgttaatgctCGTTCTAGGGCAGTGTGCCGCCCAGGGTGTCCgacgtgggggtgtattacgtcaaatccggggtgttacgTCAAATCAATTTttcttacccctatcatatgccccacctGAAAGGAGCCATGCGTCGACTTTGCGTGTGGGGAGTCCGAGGCGTGGCTTCCTAGAGCAGTACAAGGACGAGGCACGTGATTTAGTCGGGGGGCTGAGTAGGATTGGCCTTGGGGGCAAAGGAACCGATGGGGACCGAGGAGCACACTgcgggcggggtgaccgcgcaggtgtggtcctgGGATGGCGCGGGGCTGAGGGCcaaggggcacgacgcaggcggggtgaccgcgcaggcgggcaggacgcgaggacgcggcctcgggcaccactCGGTCGAGGAACACggcaggcggtcgggccgcgccgagggggGTCTCGGCAGAGATCGGCCGAGGTGCTTGGTGTAGGTAGGCTGCGCCGAGGTGGGGGCCTCGGGCGCAATACGACCGAGGTAGTACTTTGGTTCTTGATCAGCGTTTGGCCGTTTGACCTTCGCGCGGGTGCGGGCGGCCAGGTTGCTTTTTCCCTGGGGAAGATCAAAGGGCCACCCCTCCTGGGCGTCGTTGGTTTTCGAGGTTGACATGATTAGGGACCCCGTACTTTGCACCGTGCTGTGATTTAAACGCCGCGCCCGTCGTAGTTATGGCGATGCGATGTTTGCGTCTTCGCAGCGCACTTCAGGAGAGGAAATGTCGCTGTTTCGGAGGGAAACCGACTACAAGTAGCGCTCCGTTGGTCTCTTCCACTTCTTGGTACCTGCATCCGCTTCGACCCCCTCTTTGGGTGATTTAGCCTAGCACGCCCCACCTCCCAAGAgctcggtaaggatggcttcccctcctTCGTTCTCTCCTTCGCCTCCTCTTTCTGGGGCCGTCGGCGAGGAGGTGGCGTTGGCGAGCTCccgctcgtcgtccgaggaaagggccaccaaagcccttgaatcgctgatgtggccgcacgatctcgactccaccgtgagtgAGTCATCGCTTGGCCTCCTTCGGGATCGTTACGGTATCCCGGCGGAGTTCACGCTTATTGCCCCTAAGACGGGGCAGCGAGCGTATGATCCCATACCTAAGGGCTTTGCCCTAACCATGGATGCATTCGAGGCCGGGCTACGCCTTTCGTTCCACCCCATCATAACTTCCTGCGTCGCATGGTGGCGCATCTCTCCTTCTCAGATGGCGCCGAATTCTTGGCactatctggtggcgttcctcggAGAATGCTACTATGCCAAGGTCACCCCGAGCCAGTCTCTTTTCCTCTCCTGTTTTCGTCTGTCCAGGGGGTAGGGGGGCTATTACTTGTCCGCCCGACCGGGTTTCCGGgtcagcggggctccttccagcaataaggggtggaaggagcgcttcttCTATGTTTGTCATCCGGAGAGTTGGAACTTcgggctccggtgggcggcgGGCGCAGTCGATAATACTGCCCCGGCCTTGGATGAGGGGGAGCTCCGAGCCCTTCGCAGATTGAAGGAGATCCTACCGTCCTCTAGAGTCATCcgaaagatgaccgaggcgtggttggtc comes from Musa acuminata AAA Group cultivar baxijiao chromosome BXJ3-3, Cavendish_Baxijiao_AAA, whole genome shotgun sequence and encodes:
- the LOC135632513 gene encoding extensin-like, whose amino-acid sequence is MSTSKTNDAQEGWPFDLPQGKSNLAARTRAKVKRPNADQEPKYYLGRIAPEAPTSAQPTYTKHLGRSLPRPPSARPDRLPCSSTEWCPRPRPRVLPACAVTPPASCPLALSPAPSQDHTCAVTPPAVCSSVPIGSFAPKANPTQPPD